A stretch of the Bacteroidia bacterium genome encodes the following:
- a CDS encoding GxxExxY protein: MEFKKSLAEKVIDKMYKNDGFSSWLGIECVKIETGACVLKMKIRKEMLNGFGIAHGGITYSLADSALAFASNSHGRKSVSVETSISHTEPCKEGDVLIATAEEMSLSNKIGIYQITIKNQDKKIVALFKGTVYRTSKDWDVTNSESLRINEMKKEIIQNKKIIFPELSYKIVGAAFDVYNEIGGNHKELVYQKALFESFKKNNIKTEQQVFNSIKFENKIIGKNYFDFLVDSKIVVEIKSTDRFSKSHYDQLLNYLIISKLKLGILISFGRNEVKFKRVLNIELLNKEKIKTI; the protein is encoded by the coding sequence ATGGAATTTAAAAAATCATTGGCTGAAAAAGTGATTGATAAAATGTACAAGAACGATGGTTTTAGTTCTTGGCTGGGTATTGAATGTGTGAAAATTGAAACTGGAGCGTGTGTTTTGAAAATGAAAATCCGAAAAGAAATGCTCAACGGATTTGGTATTGCACATGGCGGAATAACTTATTCGTTGGCAGATAGTGCTTTGGCGTTTGCTTCTAATTCACACGGAAGAAAAAGTGTTTCGGTGGAAACGTCTATTTCACATACAGAACCTTGTAAAGAAGGTGATGTTCTTATCGCTACAGCAGAAGAAATGAGTCTTTCCAATAAAATAGGAATTTATCAAATCACTATAAAAAATCAGGACAAAAAAATTGTTGCTTTATTTAAAGGAACTGTTTATAGAACTAGTAAAGACTGGGATGTTACGAATAGCGAATCGTTACGAATTAACGAAATGAAGAAAGAGATTATACAAAATAAAAAAATAATTTTTCCTGAATTAAGTTACAAAATTGTTGGTGCTGCATTTGATGTATATAATGAAATTGGAGGAAATCACAAAGAACTGGTGTACCAAAAAGCACTGTTTGAAAGTTTCAAAAAAAACAATATAAAAACGGAACAGCAAGTTTTTAATTCCATAAAATTTGAGAATAAAATTATAGGTAAAAATTATTTCGATTTTTTAGTAGACTCTAAAATTGTTGTGGAGATAAAATCCACGGATAGGTTCTCAAAATCTCATTATGACCAGTTATTAAACTACTTAATTATTTCTAAATTAAAATTGGGAATTTTAATTTCATTCGGAAGAAATGAGGTCAAATTTAAAAGAGTATTAAACATTGAGTTGTTAAATAAAGAAAAAATAAAAACAATATAA